The following nucleotide sequence is from Streptomyces pactum.
GATCCAGCTGGGCATCGGCGCGTACACCGCGCAGCAGGCCGGCACCGCCGCGCGCGCCGCGGCCCGGACCGCCGCCCTGGACGACCCGGTGGCCGGCCCGGCGCAGGCCGGGCGGGCGGCGGTCAGCGGCTGGCTCGCCGACGGGACCACCATCTCCGTCAGCGACACCGGCGGCGAGGTCCGGGCCACCGCGCGGATCGAGATCCCCTCGGTCATCCCCGGGGTGAGCTTCGGCACCGCCGAGCGCACCGCCACCATGCCGCGCACCCGGGACACCCCCGTCACCCCCCTGCCGCCCCCGGTCCCCGGGCGGCCCGGCCCGGTCCGCGGCCGCGGCCGGGAGCGGAGGTGCCCGATGAGCCTGCGTTCCCGGCTGGCCGCCGCCGGCACCCCCGACGACCGGCGCGGCGAGGACGGCCACCTGGTCACCGTCTACCGGACCCGGCTCCTGGAGGAGATCGACCTCGCGGAGATGTCCTCGCTCACCGCCGCGGAGCGCCGGTCGCGCCTGGAGCGGGTGCTCGGCCACATCATCAGCCGCGAGGGACCGGTGCTCTCCACCGCCGAACGGGACCGGCTCATCCGCCGGGTGGTGGACGAGGCGCTGGGCCTGGGCGTCCTGGAACCCCTGCTGGAGGACGCCTCCATCACCGAGATCATGGTCAACGGCCCGGACCAGATCTTCGTGGAGCGCGCCGGCCGGGTGGAGCCGGTGCCGGTGCGGTTCGCCTCCGAGGAACAGCTGATGCAGACCATCGAACGCATCGTCTCCACCGTCAACCGCCGCGTGGACGAGTCCCATCCGATGGTGGACGCCCGGCTGCCCAGCGGCGAACGCGTCAACGTCATCATCCCGCCGCTCGCCCTCACCGGCCCCACCCTCACCATCCGCCGCTTCCCCCGCGTCTACACCCTCCGCGAACTGATCGGCATGGGCACCCTGGACGAGCACATGCTGCTGCTGCTCGCCGCGCTGGTGCGGGCGAAGTTCAACGTGGTGGTGTCCGGACCCACCGGCTCCGGCAAGACCACGCTGCTCAACGCGCTCTCCGGGCTCATCCCGGACGGCGAGCGCATCATCACCGTCGAGGACGCCGCGGAACTCCAGCTCCAGCAGTCCCACGTGATCCGGCTGGAGTCCCGGCCGCCCAACGTCGAGGGCAAGGGCCGGATCACCATCCGCGACCTGGTCCGCAACTCGCTGCGGATGCGCCCCGACCGGATCATCGTCGGCGAGGTGCGCGGCGGCGAGACCCTGGACATGCTCCAGGCCATGTCCACCGGCCACGACGGGTCGCTGGCCACGGTGCACGCCAACAGCGCCGAGGACGCCCTGATGCGGCTGCAGACGCTGGCGTCCATGTCGGAGGTGGCCATCCCGTACGAGGCGCTGCGCGACCAGATCAACAGCGCCGTGGACTGCATCGTCCAGCTCGCCCGGTACGCCGACGGCTCGCGCCGGGTCAGCGAGATCGCACTGCTGGACAGCCACGGCCACGAGGAGTACCGGATCACCACCGTCTGCCGCTTCGACGCCCTGCCGATGGGTGCCGACCGGGTGGTGCGCGGCCGGTTCGCCCACTTCCCGCTGCCCGGCCGGGCCACCGAACGGCTCCGGCTGGCCGACGAACCGGTGCCGGCGGCCTTCGGGACGGCGGCCCCCGGGACCACTGCCCCCGGGGCGTACGGCGGTACGGGCGGCGCGGGGCCGGCCGGGGGCGTACGGCGGGGGCGGGCGGCGCCCCGGGGGAGCGGTACGGCGGTGCCGGCCGGGCCACCGGAGGCCACCATGGCTGACCTCGCCCTGCTCACCCTGGGCGGCACCGTGCTGTGCGGCGCGCTCGCCGTGGCCGGGGCGCACACCTACCTCTCCGGCCGTGCCCGGCACCGGGCGCTGGTGGACCGGCTCGCCGACGACGGCCCGCCGCCCCCGGGCGGCCGCCCGCGCCGCTTCACCGCCCTCGACCGCGCGATCCGGGCCACCGGCGCCGGCCGCCGGCTGGAGCGGCGGCTGGCCGCCACCGGTCTCGACCTCACCCCGGCCGAGTTCACCGTCCGCACCGCGGGGGTGGCGGCCGTGCTGTGGGTGGTCGCCGCCACCTCCCTCGCCGCCTTCTTCGGCCCGATCGCCGCGCTGGTCGCCGTCTGGTCCGCCTTCGCCCACCTCGACTGGCAGCGTCAGAAGCGCATCGAGAAGTTCATCAACCAGCTCCCGGAGCTGTCCCGCATCCTGGCCAACGCCACCCAGGCCGGACTGGCGCTGCGGACCGCGCTGGGCATGGCGGCCGACGAGATGGAGGCGCCGGCCGGGGAGGAACTCGCCAAGGTCGCCGCCCGGCTCGCCGTCGGGCACTCCGTCGACGACGCCCTGGGGGAGCTGGCCGAACGGCTGCCGTCGCGGGAGCTGGTCGTCCTGGTCACCACGCTGGTGCTCGCCAACCGGGCCGGCGGCACCGTCGTCACCTCGCTGCGCAACCTCACCCAGACGCTGGAGGAGCGGAAGGAGACCCGGCGGGAGATCCGCACCCAGCTGTCCCAGGTCACCGTCACCGCCTATGTGGTGCCGCTGATGGGCGTGGGCACCCTGCTGCTGGTGGACAAGATCGCGGCCGGCTCGGTCGAGCGGATGACGGCGACCTTCTGGGGGCAGGCCGCGGTCGTCGTCGCCTTCGGCCTCTACGGGCTCGGGTTCTTCCTCATCCGCCGGCTGTCGAAGATCGACGTATGACCGGGCCCGCGCCGCGGGACGGCACCGAAGACGAGGGACACGCCAGGTCCGCGGGCGGCCTGCCCGGCGGCACCCGGCACCTCGATCAGCGGGTCCCGTGGGCAGGACGGGGCGGCACCACGGGCAGGACGGCACCACGGGGGAGAGGACACCGGGGATGCGAGGGGCACCGGGGGGGGGGAAGGGGCACCGGGGATGAGAGGGGATGAGAGGGGACCGAGGATGAGGAGGGCCGGCGCCCGATGAGCGGACCGGGACTGCTGCTCGCCCTCGCCATGGGCCTGTCCGTGGCGGGCATCGCCTACGGCATCGCGCTCTGCCGCAGCGAGGCGAAACTCCCGCCCGACCTGGCGGTCGCCCTGGAGGTGGGCGCCACCCGCACCACCGCGGTGGGCTCCGCAGTGGACCGGCTCGGCATGCGCTGGGCGCCGCTGGTGCTGCGGCTGATGGGCGACAAGCGGGTCGCCCGGGTGCGCCGCCGGATCGACCTGGCGGGCAACCCGGGCGGTCTGACCGTGGACCGCTACGCCGCCCGCCGCGCGGTCTACGGCATCCTCGGCTTCGGCGGCGCGCTGGTGATGCTCGCCAAGGGCCAGCTGGTGGCGGCGGTGCTGCTGGTCGCGTTCGGCGTGTTCTGGATCGAGGTCGGCATCTGGGCGGCGGTACGGGAGCGGAAGGACGCCATCGAGCGGACCCTGCCGGACTTCCTCGACGTGCTGGCGGTGGTGGTCAGCGCCGGGCTCGGCTTCCGGCAGGCACTGGACCGCGTCGCGGACAAGTACCAGGGGCCGTGGGCCGACGAACTGCGCATCACCCTGCGGCAGATGGACATGGGCGTCAGCCGCCGGCAGGCGTTCGAGGAACTGCGCAGGCGCAACGACTCCGAGCAGGTCGCCCAGTTCGTCACCGCCCTCCAGCAGGGCGAGGAGCTGGGCGCCCCGATCGTGGACACACTGATCGCCATCGCGAACGACATGCGCCGCACCGACGCCCAGAACGCCCGCCGCCGGGCCGCCCGGGCGGTCCCCAAGGCCACGATGGTGATCACCACCTTCATGGTCCCGGGCACCATGATCCTCCTCATCGCCGGGTTCTTCCTCGGCTCCGGCACCGACTTCGGTACCGTCACCGGCGACTGACGCCCCGTCGGCCGGCCACCCCGGCGTGGGCCCGCGGCGCCCGGGGCGGACGGTATCGAAACGGTTGCCGTTGCCCGCAAAACCTTCGCGGCTGCAACGCGTTATGGAAGAGTCGGTACCCGGCCGCCCGAACCGCCAGGCCCGGCCGGTCCGGGCGGCCGTACCGGCGCGGACCCCGGCCCCGCGCGGTACCCGGGTGGCTCGGCGGGAGGGGGTGGCAGGCGATGGGCCACGGTGGCGCGCCCGCACGCCCGCCGTCCGCCGGTGGCGCCCCCGTCCGCCCTTCGGCTCCCGGCGGCGCCCCCGTACGCCCGCCGGCTCCCGGTGGCGCGCCCGCGCCCGCGCCGTACCCCGGCGGTGCACCCGCGCACCGGCCGCCCCGCGGGGGTGAACCCGCGCACGCCGCGGGCGGATCGCGCCCGGTGCCCTGTTCCGGGGCCGGTTCCCCGGCGTACGTTTCTTCTGCCGCGTCGTCTGTCGCGGGCGGCAGCACGGGGGTCGGATCGCCGGACCAGCAGGGGACGGCAGCCCATGAAGGGGAACACGATGGGAAA
It contains:
- a CDS encoding DUF5936 domain-containing protein translates to MSGPGLLLALAMGLSVAGIAYGIALCRSEAKLPPDLAVALEVGATRTTAVGSAVDRLGMRWAPLVLRLMGDKRVARVRRRIDLAGNPGGLTVDRYAARRAVYGILGFGGALVMLAKGQLVAAVLLVAFGVFWIEVGIWAAVRERKDAIERTLPDFLDVLAVVVSAGLGFRQALDRVADKYQGPWADELRITLRQMDMGVSRRQAFEELRRRNDSEQVAQFVTALQQGEELGAPIVDTLIAIANDMRRTDAQNARRRAARAVPKATMVITTFMVPGTMILLIAGFFLGSGTDFGTVTGD